From Coffea arabica cultivar ET-39 chromosome 2e, Coffea Arabica ET-39 HiFi, whole genome shotgun sequence, the proteins below share one genomic window:
- the LOC113731029 gene encoding uncharacterized protein At4g18490-like, whose product MVESQKEDSSSVNSKQKKSLLDLDFGKDDFLTSWKSTSITEDDSMNLDFGPVSKGKKNAFNFGKMDVDFNLDVDFGKLPSFNLDIPDIDISSPVKKDGKSKGRSNEESASGNTQGKADRSEFTFDFGELDGFNFKPSSKKDDPKVNKGENEEDSLNRRDSQKSGDCLAEDLDAHADRKFSNLPASGDLITSNLDSEVGSGASPDTLNENFLSESGTHDDGFPNSKAAIDEVASPEEMATLKKTTSTSEKASNCQLDKSASPITDQTIQHKAVDTVLRSESGQDTLLKTQEEVSPRDASVSNQHIASFEKDNGESEVCTNNHAHIANKEGAEPALGGTYVEPILSTDASKDSITHSQMNVKNKDSLERSTSSLESRATNNNMMPEKEREAVIRSKYFKQRDNADSRFENASHQTKLSSVHGRLIGTGEPCPPDERNCNSIESKIDNMVAGVSPSSSEVLTRKEHSHIGSQENSKCLNTNRLLDQDVNKRIPSSRGGEKNVKTLDSFSLRVKPSSGMTKKPESQNSANPASLAVNLETSQIRKDAAAEGDKVSSSKAIKQMPALSTLTIKSTSQSPAKAASLPMNVEASHSTKGIATEGDKVSSSNAIKLMATSSGLTILRTSGANLGSSKSAAQKGIAVSGDMRQNRFLAGSTPSKTPKVVEMKNQAPAIPSLKRKIAEASSADVILNPSKRLSASPSNENSAEIGKLVDGEVRGNGNVSDGKSMTVYKNPQTSRVDVPGDMSGLDATFSVESDINIEKADACAKGLEDICNMLRKKHEEAKEILVRAIVTNNNLLMLNHPIYEQKISFHLCCFSY is encoded by the exons ATGGTGGAATCCCAGAAGGAAGATTCTTCATCTGTCAACTCAAAACAGAAAAAGTCATTGCTAG ATTTGGACTTTGGGAAGGATGACTTTCTGACTTCCTGGAAGTCAACGTCTATAACTGAAGATGATTCTATGAATTTGGATTTTGGGCCTGTTTCAAAAGGCAAGAAGAATGCATTCAACTTTGGCAAAAT GGATGTGGATTTCAATCTTGATGTCGATTTTGGAAAACTCCCATCCTTCAACTTAGACATTCCAGACATTGATATTTCTTCACCGGTTAAAAAGGATGGCAAATCCAAGGGAAGATCCAATGAGGAGTCTGCAAGTGGAAATACTCAAGGAAAAGCAGATCGCTCTGAATTTACGTTTGATTTTGGCGA ATTGGATGGTTTCAATTTCAAGCCAAGCTCAAAGAAAGATGATCCAAAAGTCAATAAAGGTGAAAATGAGGAAGATTCTTTGAACAGAAGAGATTCTCAGAAATCTGGGGACTGCCTGGCTGAAGATCTCGATGCACATGCAGATAGAAAATTCAGCAATCTGCCGGCATCAGGGGATTTGATTACTTCGAACCTTGACTCTGAAGTTGGTAGTGGTGCCAGTCCTGATACGTTGAATGAGAATTTCCTTTCTGAGTCTGGAACCCATGATGATGGTTTTCCAAACTCCAAGGCTGCAATAGATGAAGTTGCATCTCCTGAAGAAATGGCCACACTTAAGAAGACAACATCCACCAGTGAGAAAGCATCAAACTGCCAACTAGACAAGTCAGCTTCTCCAATTACTGATCAAACCATACAGCACAAAGCAGTTGATACAGTACTCAGAAGTGAGTCAGGTCAAGATACTCTCTTGAAAACACAAGAGGAAGTTAGTCCCAGGGATGCAAGCGTAAGTAATCAG CATATTGCTAGCTTTGAGAAAGACAATGGGGAGAGCGAAGTTTGTACTAATAATCATGCTCATATTGCCAATAAAGAGGGAGCTGAGCCTGCTCTGGGTGGAACTTATGTCGAACCAATTTTATCAACTGATGCCTCAAAAGACTCTATTACTCATAGTCAAATGAATGTGAAGAACAAGGACAGCTTGGAGCGTTCTACAAGTTCATTAGAGAG TAGAGCTACAAATAATAATATGATGCCAGAGAAAGAAAGGGAGGCGGTTATTAGGTCAAAATATTTTAAGCAACGAGACAATGCTGATTCTCGGTTTGAGAATGCTTCACATCAGACAAAGCTTTCGTCAGTGCATGGGAGATTAATTGGCACCGGAGAACCATGTCCTCCGGATGAAAG GAATTGCAACTCCATAGAGTCTAAAATTGATAACATGGTGGCTGGTGTTTCCCCATCAAGTTCTGAAGTACTGACCAGGAAGGAACATTCTCATATAGGAAGTCAGGAGAACTCTAAATGTCTTAACACAAATAG ACTACTCGACCAGGATGTGAATAAACGAATACCTTCATCCAGAGGAGGTGAAAAGAATGTTAAAACTCTAGATTCATTCAG CTTACGTGTTAAACCTTCGAGTGGAATGACAAAGAAACCAGAATCACAAAATTCTGCAAACCCAGCAAGTTTGGCCGTGAATTTGGAAACTAGTCAGATTAGGAAAGACGCAGCTGCGGAAGGAGATAAAGTCTCTTCTTCTAAAGCTATTAAGCAGATGCCTGCTCTTTCTACCCTGACAATTAAATCCACATCTCAGAGTCCTGCAAAAgcagcaagtttgcccatgaaTGTGGAAGCTAGTCATTCTACGAAAGGCATAGCCACTGAAGGAGACAAAGTCTCCTCTTCTAATGCTATAAAGCTGATGGCTACTAGTTCTGGCCTCACAATTTTAAG AACTTCTGGAGCAAACCTGGGTTCATCGAAGTCTGCAGCCCAGAAAGGAATTGCAGTTTCAGGAGATATGCGGCAAAATAGATTTTTAGCTGGAAGCACACCATCCAAGACTCCCAAAGTTGTTGAAATGAAGAACCAAGCACCAGCCATCCCCTCTCTTAAGCGAAAAATAGCTGAG GCTTCTAGTGCAGATGTGATCTTAAATCCATCAAAGCGTCTCTCAGCATCACCTAGCAATGA AAATTCGGCAGAAATAGGAAAGCTTGTTGATGGAGAG GTACGTGGAAATGGGAATGTTTCGGATGGGAAGAGCATGACTGTGTACAAAAATCCACAAACTTCCAGAGTAGATGTGCCTGGGGACATGAGTGGACTAGATGCTACCTTCTCTGTAGAAAGTGACATCAACATTGAAAAGGCGGATGCTTGTGCTAAAGGGCTTGAAGAT ATCTGCAACATGCTAAGAAAGAAACATGAGGAGGCAAAGGAAATTTTAGTCCGAGCAATTGTGACCAACAACAACCTTCTTATGCTAAACCATCCTATCTATGAACAGAAAATATCCTTTCATCTCTGCTGTTTTAGCTACTGA